In Pseudothermotoga sp., one genomic interval encodes:
- a CDS encoding Xaa-Pro peptidase family protein has product MERIKKFIEAFEAEGIEAVLICNVEYSSKPTTMYLSGFTGSFSFLVITKDQQFIITDSRYFEQAKQQTKFALVEHRGVNVLDTVSSVLQRLGPKVVGLEFSRISHDTYLKLTEKYQATYKPVDKIIEQMRMVKEPQEIENMKRAIEISEESLVQTLQLVKEGVCEKDIAAELEYRMKKLGADGPAFETIVISGPRTALPHGRPSERKIKMNEPILFDFGAKFNGYCADITRTFFLGKPDEDFLKIYNAVFEAQTLALERGNGRMSGKELDSIARNHIIDRGFGEYFGHGLGHGLGLEVHEAPRVSQANESVLPVGAVVTIEPGIYIEGRFGVRIEEDVVIREDRLERLTRLDRRIQSI; this is encoded by the coding sequence TTGGAGAGGATCAAAAAATTCATCGAAGCTTTCGAAGCGGAAGGGATCGAAGCAGTTCTCATATGCAACGTCGAGTACTCTTCGAAACCGACCACGATGTATCTGTCGGGGTTCACGGGCTCTTTCAGTTTCCTTGTGATCACAAAAGATCAACAGTTCATCATCACGGACTCGAGATATTTCGAACAAGCCAAGCAACAGACAAAGTTCGCGCTCGTTGAACATCGTGGTGTGAATGTTCTTGACACCGTTTCGAGCGTGCTTCAAAGACTCGGTCCGAAGGTGGTAGGCCTCGAATTTTCACGCATCAGTCACGATACGTATCTAAAACTCACCGAAAAATACCAAGCTACCTACAAACCCGTTGACAAGATCATCGAACAGATGCGCATGGTGAAAGAACCACAGGAAATAGAGAACATGAAGAGGGCTATAGAGATCAGCGAGGAATCCCTCGTGCAAACCCTGCAACTCGTTAAAGAGGGGGTCTGTGAGAAAGACATCGCTGCGGAACTAGAGTACAGAATGAAGAAACTCGGTGCGGATGGTCCCGCGTTCGAAACGATCGTGATCTCAGGTCCGAGGACGGCCCTGCCTCACGGCAGACCTTCAGAGCGAAAAATAAAGATGAACGAGCCAATTCTGTTCGATTTCGGTGCCAAATTCAACGGTTACTGTGCGGACATAACGAGAACTTTTTTCCTCGGTAAGCCAGACGAAGACTTTTTGAAGATCTACAACGCCGTTTTCGAAGCACAGACACTGGCGCTCGAGAGAGGCAACGGGCGCATGAGCGGAAAGGAGTTGGATTCCATCGCACGCAACCACATCATCGATCGTGGCTTTGGTGAATACTTTGGTCATGGGCTCGGCCATGGCTTGGGGTTGGAGGTTCATGAGGCACCCAGAGTGAGTCAAGCCAACGAGTCTGTTCTACCCGTGGGTGCGGTGGTGACGATCGAACCAGGGATCTATATCGAAGGTAGGTTCGGTGTTAGAATAGAGGAGGATGTTGTGATCCGCGAGGATCGCTTAGAGAGACTCACTCGCCTCGATAGAAGAATTCAATCGATCTGA